In one Nicotiana sylvestris chromosome 8, ASM39365v2, whole genome shotgun sequence genomic region, the following are encoded:
- the LOC104219321 gene encoding microtubule-associated protein 70-2-like has product MAEVSGDMETPEVSNVRPSEVAVTPTPLTVSASFKEGGKGSSRRRTSAVRPSLDADEFMNLLHGSDPVKLELNRLENEVRDKDRELSEAQVEIKALRLSERLREKAVEELTDELSRVYEKLKLTESLLESKNLEIKKINDEKKASMAAQFAAEATLRRVHAAQKDDDMPPIEAILAPLEAELKLARQEIAKLQDDNKALDRLTKSKEAALLDAERTVQSALAKASMVDDLQNKNQELMKQIEICQEENKILDRMHRQKVAEVEKLTQSVRELEEAVLAGGAAANAVRDYQRKVQEMNEERKTLDRELARAKVTANRVATVVANEWKDANDKVMPVKQWLEERRVLQGEMQQLRDKLAITERTAKSEAMLKEKYQLRLKVLEETLRSSSSGARSTPDGRSSSNGPSRRQSLSGAESISKLTSNGFLPKRSPSFQLRSSVSSTVLKHAKGTSKSFDGGSRSLDRGKKLLNVTGPNFNSSKSVDGAKDSETESTSWKANQDEKPTSLPVSEPEDTVPGLLYDLLQKEVVSLRKAGHEKDQSLKDKDDAIEMLAKKVETLTKAMEVEAKKMRREVAAMEKEVAAMRVEKEQENRAKRFGNSKGPVNSSQLLPGRTVARSGLTRSTQ; this is encoded by the exons ATGGCGGAAGTTTCCGGCGATATGGAGACGCCGGAGGTGAGCAATGTGAGACCGAGTGAAGTTGCCGTTACGCCGACGCCGTTGACAGTGTCGGCATCCTTCAAGGAAGGAGGCAAAGGTTCTTCGCGGAGAAGGACGTCGGCGGTGAGGCCGAGCCTAGACGCCGATGAGTTCATGAACCTGCTCCACGGCTCGGATCCGGTCAAGTTGGAGCTAAATCGACTGGAGAATGAAGTCAGAG ATAAGGACCGGGAACTGTCAGAAGCTCAAGTTGAGATCAAGGCGTTAAGGTTGTCCGAACGTCTACGAGAAAAGGCTGTTGAAGAG CTCACTGACGAGTTGTCAAGGGTCTATGAGAAGCTCAAATTGACAGAATCACTTCTAGAAAGCAAG AATCTTGAAATCAAGAAAATCAACGATGAGAAGAAAGCATCCATGGCAGCTCAATTTGCAGCAGAAGCCACCCTTCGAAGGGTCCATGCCGCTCAAAAGGATGATGATATGCCCCCAATTGAGGCCATCCTTGCGCCTTTGGAGGCTGAACTCAAACTTGCTCGTCAAGAG ATTGCGAAACTACAAGATGATAATAAAGCGTTGGACCGTCTTACCAAGTCAAAAGAGGCAGCTTTACTTGATGCAGAGAGAACTGTGCAGTCAGCATTAGCAAAGGCTTCTATGGTAGATGACCTTCAGAATAAGAATCAAGAGCTGATGAAACAGATAGAGATATGCCAG GAAGAAAATAAAATCTTAGACAGAATGCATCGCCAAAAGGTTGCAGAGGTTGAAAAACTTACCCAAAGTGTACGCGAACTTGAGGAGGCTGTTCTGGCTGGTGGGGCAGCTGCTAATGCTGTCCGGGATTACCAACGTAAAGTTCAAGAAATGAAT GAAGAAAGAAAAACTCTTGATCGCGAGCTAGCACGTGCCAAGGTAACAGCTAACAGGGTAGCAACTGTGGTTGCTAATGAATGGAAAGATGCCAATGATAAAGTAATGCCAGTGAAACAGTGGCTTGAAGAGAGGAGGGTTTTGCAG GGTGAGATGCAACAATTACGTGACAAGCTTGCAATCACTGAAAGAACTGCAAAGTCAGAAGCCATGTTAAAA GAGAAATATCAGTTGAGGCTCAAGGTCTTGGAAGAGACATTGAGATCATCTAGCAGTGGCGCTCGCAGTACACCAGACGGTAGAAGCTCAAGCAATGGTCCTTCACGTCGGCAGTCACTCAGTGGAGCTGAAAGTATCTCCAAATTGACCTCTAATGGCTTCTTACCGAAGAGATCTCCATCATTTCAGCTGAGATCTTCTGTATCCAGTACTGTTTTGAAGCATGCGAAAGGGACCTCAAAGTCATTTGATGGTGGCTCAAGATCATTGGACAGGGGTAAAAAACTTCTGAATGTAACAGGTCCAAATTTCAACAGCAGCAAGTCTGTTGATGGAGCTAAGGACAGTGAGACTGAGAGTACTTCTTGGAAAGCAAATCAGGATGAAAAACCCACTAGCCTACCAGTAAGTGAACCAGAAGATACTGTTCCTGGACTACTATATGACTTACTGCAAAAAGAAGTAGTTTCTTTGAGGAAGGCTGGTCATGAAAAAGATCAAAGTCTTAAAGACAAGGACGACGCCATTGAG ATGTTAGCTAAGAAAGTAGAGACTTTAACAAAAGCCATGGAGGTTGAGGCCAAAAAGATGAGAAGGGAGGTTGCTGCCATGGAGAAAGAGGTGGCTGCTATGCGTGTTGAGAAAGAACAAGAAAATAGGGCAAAAAGATTCGGAAATTCTAAGGGTCCTGTGAACAGTTCTCAGCTGCTTCCTGGAAG